In one window of Halomarina pelagica DNA:
- a CDS encoding S9 family peptidase — protein MTPLDPTALLDLSSITELAVSPDGDRVAFVARECDPDADERVHSLFVAPTDGSDEPYRLTRVDDASDPRWSPDGTKLAFLAARERDASLRVGMSGDDADGESGESSEGDETGEEGGEGEAEDETSDAGDDDPRTQVWVFDFARGGDARQVTEREEGVDEFDWSPDGGRLVVAARDPTDEEREYLDRLDDGGPVEVERLQHKYDGAGWLDAVRTYLFVVDLETREETRLDATGFEPGLGEEQAGRQPRWGPTDRIAFLGYEGERPDDTAERDVYLIDPDGENRERLTEGGIANDSESDQGATAGSDRGHASDGEGDQRATEGSDRGIAAGALRWSPDGSRLSFTARDPENWYRPVRLCVADPETGESRALTDDLDRTIGWGEPAWLDDDSLVVPLADGGWTRLARARVDGTAGRVFERQSRDESILDLDAAGGTVALVLSRPGAGTDVHAMPTDALDATTDDPDPLTRVTALDAAFVEEHGLRVERVEFESDDRTVEGIAVLPKGFDPDDPDPRPLLLDVHGGPMSYDQPGWDFDAALWTSRGYVVFRVNYRGSTSYGRAFAEALRGRWNTVEVDDLLAGTDWMVEEGWADPDRLFVTGFSQGGVNTAYLLTRTDRFAAAAAEHGIYDLSSSFGTDDCQNWLEADFGLPWEEPEAYRAASSLPDVAEIETPLLVTAGENDWRCPPTQAEQLYVSVRKRGVPAKLVVYPDEHHAITRPKRAVHRLETLLDWFESHDSARAE, from the coding sequence ATGACCCCGCTCGACCCGACGGCCCTCCTCGACCTGTCCTCGATCACCGAACTCGCCGTGTCGCCGGACGGTGACCGGGTCGCGTTCGTGGCGAGGGAGTGCGATCCGGACGCGGACGAGCGCGTCCACTCGCTGTTCGTCGCGCCGACGGACGGGAGCGACGAGCCGTACCGCCTCACCCGCGTCGACGATGCGAGCGACCCGCGCTGGTCGCCCGACGGGACGAAACTGGCCTTCCTCGCCGCGCGCGAGCGCGACGCGTCTCTCCGCGTGGGGATGTCCGGGGACGATGCGGACGGCGAGAGCGGCGAGAGTAGCGAGGGGGACGAGACTGGTGAGGAAGGCGGGGAGGGCGAAGCCGAGGACGAGACGAGTGACGCGGGGGACGACGACCCGAGGACCCAGGTGTGGGTGTTCGACTTCGCGCGCGGCGGCGACGCCCGCCAGGTGACCGAGCGCGAGGAGGGCGTCGACGAGTTCGACTGGTCGCCCGACGGCGGGCGGCTGGTGGTCGCGGCACGCGATCCGACCGACGAGGAGCGCGAGTACCTGGATCGGCTCGACGACGGCGGGCCGGTCGAGGTGGAGCGCCTCCAGCACAAGTACGACGGCGCGGGGTGGCTCGACGCCGTGCGGACGTACCTCTTCGTCGTCGACCTCGAGACGCGCGAGGAGACGCGCCTCGACGCGACGGGGTTCGAACCGGGCCTCGGCGAGGAGCAGGCGGGCCGCCAGCCGCGCTGGGGGCCGACCGACCGCATCGCCTTCCTCGGCTACGAGGGCGAGCGTCCCGACGACACCGCGGAGCGCGACGTCTACCTGATCGACCCCGACGGGGAGAACCGCGAGCGACTCACTGAGGGCGGTATCGCGAACGACAGCGAGAGTGATCAGGGAGCGACCGCAGGGAGCGACCGTGGTCACGCGAGCGATGGTGAGGGTGATCAGAGAGCGACCGAAGGGAGCGACCGTGGTATCGCGGCGGGGGCGCTCCGGTGGAGCCCCGACGGCTCGCGCCTCTCCTTCACGGCCCGCGACCCCGAGAACTGGTACCGCCCCGTTCGACTGTGCGTCGCCGACCCCGAGACGGGCGAGTCGCGGGCGCTGACCGACGACCTCGACCGGACCATCGGCTGGGGGGAACCGGCGTGGCTCGACGACGATTCGCTCGTCGTCCCCCTCGCGGACGGCGGGTGGACGCGGCTCGCGCGGGCGCGCGTCGACGGAACCGCGGGGCGCGTCTTCGAGCGGCAGTCGCGCGACGAGTCGATTCTCGACCTCGACGCCGCGGGTGGCACCGTAGCGCTCGTCCTCTCGCGGCCCGGTGCCGGGACGGACGTCCACGCGATGCCGACGGACGCGCTCGACGCGACGACCGACGACCCGGATCCGCTGACGCGCGTCACGGCGCTCGACGCCGCGTTCGTCGAGGAGCACGGGCTCCGGGTCGAGCGGGTCGAGTTCGAGAGCGACGACCGGACGGTCGAGGGGATCGCCGTCCTCCCCAAGGGGTTCGATCCCGACGATCCCGACCCGCGCCCGCTCCTGCTCGACGTCCACGGGGGGCCGATGAGCTACGACCAGCCGGGGTGGGACTTCGACGCCGCCCTCTGGACGAGCCGCGGCTACGTCGTCTTCCGGGTGAACTACCGCGGGAGCACCTCCTACGGCCGGGCGTTCGCGGAGGCGCTCAGGGGTCGCTGGAACACGGTCGAGGTCGACGACCTGCTCGCGGGTACCGACTGGATGGTCGAGGAGGGGTGGGCCGACCCCGACCGGCTGTTCGTCACGGGCTTCTCGCAGGGCGGCGTCAACACCGCCTACCTCCTCACCCGGACGGACCGCTTCGCCGCGGCGGCCGCCGAGCACGGGATCTACGACCTCTCCTCCTCGTTCGGGACGGACGACTGCCAGAACTGGCTGGAGGCGGACTTCGGCCTCCCGTGGGAGGAGCCGGAGGCCTACCGGGCGGCCTCCTCGCTCCCGGACGTGGCCGAGATCGAGACGCCGCTTCTCGTCACGGCGGGCGAGAACGACTGGCGGTGCCCGCCGACGCAGGCCGAACAGCTCTACGTGAGCGTCAGGAAGCGCGGCGTCCCGGCGAAGCTCGTCGTCTACCCCGACGAGCACCACGCCATCACCCGGCCGAAGCGCGCCGTCCACCGGCTGGAGACGCTGCTCGACTGGTTCGAGTCGCACGACTCCGCCCGGGCGGAGTGA
- the aroA gene encoding 3-phosphoshikimate 1-carboxyvinyltransferase, producing MDVRISRSRVSGRARAPPSKSYTHRAILAAGYADGARIDHPLVSADTRATMRAVEAYGGRVAPDTAGSGSSRTGSGERAVPDDASALAVEGFDGRPDTPDDVIDCANSGTTMRLVTATGALGEGLTVLTGDDSLRSRPQGPLLDAIEQLGGRGESTRRNGQAPLIVGEAVEGGRVSIPGDVSSQYVTALLMAGAVTGEGIDVELETELKSAPYVEITLEVLSAFGVEAARTDAGFSVEGGQSYRADAYAVPGDFSSTSYLLAAGALAAEDGARVVVEGAHPSAQGDAAIVDVLERMGASIEWDRDAGEIAVERSDLRGVEVDVGDTPDLLPTIAALGAAAAGETRIVNCEHVRYKETDRVAAMATELGKLGAAVTEERDELVVRGGDSDLRGARVAGYHDHRIVMALSVAGLVADGETTVEGAEHVDVSFPGFFDALRGLGAAVESA from the coding sequence ATGGACGTACGCATCTCCCGCTCTCGCGTCTCGGGTCGGGCGCGCGCACCGCCGTCGAAGAGCTACACCCACCGCGCGATACTCGCCGCCGGGTACGCCGACGGCGCGCGGATCGACCACCCGCTCGTGAGCGCCGACACGCGGGCGACGATGCGCGCCGTCGAGGCGTACGGCGGTCGCGTCGCGCCCGACACAGCGGGATCGGGTTCGAGTCGGACGGGTTCCGGCGAGAGAGCGGTCCCCGACGACGCGTCCGCGCTCGCGGTCGAGGGGTTCGACGGCCGCCCCGACACCCCGGACGACGTGATCGACTGCGCGAACAGCGGGACGACGATGCGCCTCGTCACCGCCACGGGCGCGCTCGGGGAGGGGCTGACCGTCCTCACGGGCGACGACTCGCTCCGCTCGCGCCCGCAGGGACCGCTCCTCGACGCGATCGAGCAACTCGGCGGGCGCGGGGAGAGCACCCGACGGAACGGGCAGGCCCCGCTGATCGTCGGCGAGGCGGTCGAGGGCGGGCGCGTCTCCATTCCCGGCGACGTCTCCTCGCAGTACGTCACCGCGCTGCTGATGGCCGGGGCCGTCACCGGCGAGGGGATCGACGTGGAACTGGAGACGGAACTCAAGTCCGCGCCGTACGTCGAGATTACACTCGAGGTGCTCTCCGCGTTCGGCGTCGAGGCGGCGCGCACCGACGCCGGCTTCTCGGTCGAAGGCGGGCAGTCCTACCGCGCGGACGCCTACGCCGTCCCCGGCGACTTCTCCTCGACCTCCTACCTGCTCGCGGCGGGTGCGCTCGCCGCCGAGGACGGCGCGCGGGTGGTCGTCGAGGGGGCGCACCCGAGCGCGCAGGGTGACGCGGCCATCGTGGACGTACTTGAGCGGATGGGCGCGTCGATCGAGTGGGACCGCGACGCCGGCGAGATCGCCGTCGAGCGGTCCGACCTGCGCGGCGTCGAGGTCGATGTCGGCGACACGCCGGACCTCTTGCCGACGATCGCGGCGCTCGGCGCGGCCGCCGCCGGCGAGACGCGCATCGTCAACTGCGAGCACGTCCGCTACAAGGAGACCGACCGCGTGGCCGCGATGGCGACCGAACTGGGGAAACTCGGCGCGGCGGTCACGGAGGAGCGGGACGAACTCGTCGTCCGCGGGGGCGACTCCGACCTGCGGGGCGCGCGCGTCGCGGGCTACCACGACCACCGCATCGTCATGGCGCTCTCCGTTGCGGGACTCGTCGCCGACGGCGAGACGACCGTGGAGGGCGCAGAGCACGTCGACGTCTCCTTCCCCGGCTTCTTCGACGCCCTCCGCGGTCTCGGCGCGGCGGTCGAGTCCGCGTGA
- a CDS encoding alkaline phosphatase family protein has product MLRRDVAADLRAAHEDDGWLLPAYGDHCFANVPDTVLSVLARDARRPLPDDVFAGVETDASRVVVLLVDGFGYRQWLREHERHDLLARVTERGTVTPLTSIFPSETAAAMTTMHTGRQPVEHGLLGWFGYVEELDAVLRTLPFTTLDGTPATEAHPDAAASLLFEGPTVYERAGAAGIDSRVVQPADLVGSAYSGRATRGATNVPYDGFDEMARRIREALEAADGPTYVLAYVPDVDAAAHEAGTRSDAYRATLSDLSTAVERELDRLSPEAAAETLLLVTADHGHVDTDPERNVDLGAFDLAPHLQRRPDGTPLQAVGGPRNVQLHVREGGADGHAGAIREELSSLDARVFDREAFRERDLFGDRAPSARFARREPDLLALHRDLSVWYPGRSLRFVGEHGGLHPDEMLVPFGAVRLSALR; this is encoded by the coding sequence ATGCTTCGACGGGACGTCGCCGCCGACCTCCGCGCCGCGCACGAAGACGACGGGTGGCTCCTCCCCGCCTACGGGGACCACTGCTTCGCCAACGTCCCCGACACCGTCCTGTCGGTCCTCGCCCGCGACGCGCGCCGGCCGCTTCCCGACGACGTCTTCGCGGGCGTCGAGACGGACGCGAGCCGCGTCGTCGTCCTGCTCGTCGACGGCTTCGGGTACCGCCAGTGGCTGCGCGAGCACGAGCGCCACGACCTCCTCGCGCGGGTGACCGAGCGGGGGACGGTGACGCCGCTGACCTCGATCTTCCCCTCCGAGACGGCCGCGGCCATGACGACGATGCACACCGGCCGCCAGCCGGTCGAGCACGGCCTGCTCGGCTGGTTCGGCTACGTCGAGGAACTCGACGCGGTGCTCCGGACGCTCCCCTTCACGACGCTAGACGGGACGCCCGCGACCGAGGCGCACCCGGACGCCGCCGCCTCGCTCCTGTTCGAGGGCCCGACGGTCTACGAGCGGGCCGGGGCGGCGGGGATCGACTCCCGGGTCGTCCAGCCCGCCGACCTCGTCGGGTCGGCCTACTCGGGGCGGGCGACCCGCGGCGCGACGAACGTCCCCTACGACGGGTTCGACGAGATGGCCCGGCGGATCCGGGAGGCGCTCGAGGCGGCCGACGGTCCGACGTACGTCCTCGCCTACGTCCCCGACGTGGATGCGGCCGCCCACGAGGCGGGGACCCGATCGGACGCCTACCGGGCGACGCTCTCCGACCTCTCGACGGCGGTCGAGCGCGAACTCGACCGGCTCTCCCCCGAGGCGGCGGCCGAGACGCTCCTCCTCGTGACCGCGGACCACGGCCACGTCGACACCGACCCCGAGCGGAACGTCGACCTCGGGGCGTTCGACCTCGCACCACACCTCCAGCGACGCCCCGACGGGACGCCCCTGCAGGCCGTCGGCGGGCCGCGAAACGTGCAACTGCACGTCCGCGAGGGGGGCGCGGACGGCCACGCGGGCGCGATCCGGGAGGAGCTGTCGAGCCTCGACGCGCGGGTGTTCGACCGCGAGGCGTTCCGGGAGCGCGACCTGTTCGGCGACCGCGCCCCCTCGGCGCGCTTCGCGCGGCGCGAGCCCGACCTCCTCGCGCTCCACCGCGACCTGAGCGTCTGGTACCCCGGGCGAAGTCTGCGGTTCGTCGGCGAGCACGGCGGCCTGCACCCCGACGAGATGCTCGTCCCGTTCGGGGCCGTCCGCCTGTCCGCTCTCCGGTAG
- a CDS encoding iron-containing alcohol dehydrogenase family protein, whose amino-acid sequence MTADITPFVFDYEPGAIHFGRGCVADLDDALGRLGADRALVVAGRTVGTTESVVGPVRDGLGDRLAGVFAETTPEKRIETAVEGVEAMRERDADALVALGGGSSLDVATAIRALAGRDLTLGAALDEIEEVGYLRVPERDAMPPCAVVPTTLAGADLSPVAGMSVPSGGEASGEAGEASKADGADEAGGKARAGTGISGRALMPDALFYDPDLFETTPRGVLAGSAMNGFDKGIEAIYSRNATPITDGTAIRGLSLLADALPRLDEAADDPAVMEAAVAGVVCCQYGVSVPGASKLSIVHAYGHGLRRRAGVQQGVAHAVMVPHVLRDLFEAVDGRRDLLAAAFDADDGTGAERAEGIVAAVERVRDGLDLPNRLRDLDGVEREDLPAIARLTHDDPLLPNGPPGYDPSVDDVTATLEAAW is encoded by the coding sequence ATGACAGCAGATATCACGCCGTTCGTCTTCGACTACGAACCGGGAGCGATCCACTTCGGTCGGGGGTGCGTCGCCGACCTCGACGACGCGCTCGGCCGCCTCGGCGCGGACCGCGCGCTCGTCGTCGCGGGGCGGACCGTCGGCACCACGGAGTCGGTCGTCGGTCCCGTCCGCGACGGCCTCGGCGACCGCCTCGCGGGCGTGTTCGCCGAGACGACCCCCGAGAAGCGGATCGAGACGGCGGTCGAGGGCGTCGAGGCGATGCGCGAGCGCGACGCGGACGCGCTCGTCGCGCTCGGGGGCGGGAGTAGCCTCGACGTGGCGACCGCGATCCGCGCGCTCGCCGGCCGGGACCTGACGCTCGGGGCGGCGCTCGACGAGATCGAGGAGGTCGGCTACCTCCGCGTCCCGGAACGCGACGCCATGCCGCCGTGTGCCGTCGTCCCGACGACGCTCGCGGGGGCCGACCTCTCGCCGGTCGCGGGGATGAGCGTCCCGTCGGGTGGCGAGGCGTCGGGCGAAGCGGGCGAAGCGAGCAAAGCGGACGGGGCAGACGAGGCGGGAGGGAAAGCGCGCGCCGGCACCGGCATCTCCGGACGTGCGCTCATGCCGGATGCGCTGTTCTACGATCCTGATCTGTTCGAGACGACCCCGCGCGGGGTGCTCGCGGGATCCGCGATGAACGGCTTCGACAAGGGGATCGAGGCGATCTACTCCCGGAACGCGACGCCGATCACCGACGGCACCGCGATTCGTGGCCTCTCGCTGCTCGCCGACGCGCTCCCCCGACTCGACGAGGCGGCGGACGATCCGGCGGTGATGGAGGCCGCGGTCGCCGGCGTCGTCTGCTGTCAGTACGGCGTCTCCGTGCCGGGGGCGTCGAAGCTCTCGATCGTTCACGCCTACGGCCACGGCCTTCGCCGCCGGGCGGGCGTCCAGCAGGGCGTCGCCCACGCGGTGATGGTTCCGCACGTCCTGCGCGACCTCTTCGAGGCGGTCGACGGCCGGCGCGACCTGCTCGCGGCGGCGTTCGACGCGGACGACGGGACGGGCGCGGAGCGCGCCGAGGGGATCGTCGCCGCGGTCGAGCGCGTGCGCGACGGCCTCGACCTCCCGAATCGACTGCGCGACCTCGACGGGGTCGAGCGCGAGGACCTGCCCGCGATCGCCCGGCTGACCCACGACGATCCGCTGCTGCCGAACGGGCCGCCGGGCTACGATCCGTCGGTCGACGACGTGACGGCGACGCTCGAGGCGGCCTGGTGA
- the mch gene encoding methenyltetrahydromethanopterin cyclohydrolase, producing MESLNRMALDLVDEALDFAEELAIEAHELDNGATVIDFGVEALGGVEAGLLLAEIQSAGLASVASSIGEVAGAPRPVVDLTTDHPALALLCSQKAGWEVSVDGFEGLGSGPARALVAEEEEFRRLGYADAFEFAVLAIESDELPGEAVAEHVADLAGVAPNAVFLPTYPTASIVGSVTTAARAAELAVWRAFELGYDPLDVLTASASAPVAPVAASEEAAMARTNDALAYGSRVHLTVESDFDRFDELPSTAREEYGAPFAEVFEAVDWDFYDLSEGVFAPARVAVDVVGGPAYALGETDEDLLAASFGL from the coding sequence ATGGAGAGTCTCAACCGCATGGCGCTCGACCTCGTCGACGAGGCGCTCGACTTCGCCGAGGAACTGGCCATCGAGGCCCACGAACTCGACAACGGCGCGACGGTCATCGACTTCGGCGTCGAGGCCCTCGGCGGCGTCGAGGCGGGGCTGTTGCTCGCGGAGATCCAGAGCGCGGGCCTCGCCAGCGTCGCCAGTTCGATCGGCGAGGTCGCGGGCGCGCCCCGCCCCGTCGTGGACCTCACCACCGACCACCCCGCGCTCGCGCTGCTCTGCTCGCAGAAGGCGGGCTGGGAGGTCTCGGTGGACGGGTTCGAGGGGCTCGGCAGCGGGCCCGCCCGCGCGCTCGTCGCCGAGGAGGAGGAGTTCCGCCGACTGGGGTACGCCGACGCCTTCGAGTTCGCCGTCCTCGCGATCGAGTCGGACGAACTGCCCGGCGAGGCCGTGGCCGAGCACGTCGCCGACCTCGCCGGCGTCGCGCCGAACGCCGTCTTCCTGCCGACCTACCCGACCGCGAGCATCGTCGGGAGCGTGACGACCGCCGCCCGCGCCGCCGAACTCGCCGTCTGGCGCGCGTTCGAACTCGGCTACGACCCGCTCGACGTGCTCACCGCGAGCGCGAGCGCGCCCGTCGCGCCCGTCGCCGCGAGCGAGGAGGCGGCGATGGCCCGGACGAACGACGCGCTCGCCTACGGGAGCCGCGTCCACCTCACCGTCGAGTCGGACTTCGACCGGTTCGACGAGCTACCCTCCACGGCCCGCGAGGAGTACGGCGCGCCCTTCGCGGAGGTGTTCGAGGCGGTCGACTGGGACTTCTACGACCTGTCGGAGGGCGTCTTCGCGCCCGCGCGGGTCGCGGTGGACGTGGTCGGCGGCCCCGCCTACGCGCTCGGCGAGACGGACGAGGACCTCCTCGCGGCGAGCTTCGGGCTGTGA
- a CDS encoding GTPBP1 family GTP-binding protein, translating to MSPDRAALERALERGEQEGGSVEFKERLTRELHLADGRLESLAAQLRHRVLSGDGEATYVVGVTDDGGLAGIAHDTFSESMDVLSLLAEEAGAHIEDVQTWGVGENGERGLVGVATIREGAMLDVDDQHIVVGTAGHVDHGKSTLVGSLVTGQPDDGEGGTRGFMDVQPHEVERGLSADLSYGVYGFDGDGPVRTPNPHRKTDRARVVEEADRVVSFVDTVGHEPWLRTTIRGLVGQKLDYGLLVVAADDGPTRTTREHLGILLATELPTIVAITKADVVDPERVAEVEREVERLLRNVGKTPLRVERHGIDAAIEEVSEQVVPVVTTSAVTMRGLEILDELFERLPKTADGAGEFSMYVDRTYSVTGVGAVASGTVRSGEVEAGDELLLGPMADGAFVPVEVRSIEMHYHRVDEAKAGRIVGIALKGVREADIERGMVLLPRDSDPRAVREFEAEVMVLNHPTRIGDGYEPVVHVETVSEAAVFSPEGGQLLPGDTGTACVRFKFRPYLVEEGQRFVFREGQSKGVGTIRRIVEEE from the coding sequence ATGAGCCCTGACCGGGCCGCGTTGGAGCGGGCGCTCGAACGCGGCGAGCAGGAGGGTGGGAGCGTCGAGTTCAAGGAACGACTCACGCGCGAACTCCACCTCGCGGACGGTCGTCTCGAAAGCCTGGCCGCGCAACTTCGCCACCGCGTCCTCTCGGGCGACGGCGAGGCGACCTACGTCGTCGGCGTCACCGACGACGGGGGGCTCGCGGGAATCGCCCACGACACCTTCTCCGAATCGATGGACGTGCTCTCGCTGCTCGCCGAGGAGGCCGGCGCACACATCGAGGACGTCCAGACGTGGGGCGTCGGCGAGAACGGCGAGCGCGGACTCGTCGGCGTCGCCACGATCCGTGAGGGGGCGATGCTCGACGTGGACGACCAGCACATCGTCGTCGGCACCGCGGGGCACGTCGACCACGGAAAGAGCACGCTCGTCGGGTCGCTCGTCACCGGCCAGCCGGACGACGGCGAGGGCGGCACGCGCGGGTTCATGGACGTGCAACCCCACGAGGTCGAGCGCGGCCTCTCCGCCGACCTCTCCTACGGCGTCTACGGCTTCGACGGGGACGGCCCCGTCCGCACGCCGAACCCCCACCGCAAGACCGACCGCGCGCGCGTCGTCGAGGAGGCCGACCGCGTCGTCTCGTTCGTCGACACGGTGGGCCACGAGCCGTGGCTCCGCACCACGATCCGCGGGCTGGTGGGCCAGAAACTCGACTACGGGCTGCTCGTCGTCGCGGCGGACGACGGTCCGACCAGGACGACGCGCGAGCACCTCGGCATCCTCCTGGCCACGGAACTCCCCACGATCGTCGCCATCACGAAGGCCGACGTGGTCGATCCGGAGCGCGTCGCCGAGGTGGAACGCGAGGTCGAGCGCCTCCTCAGGAACGTCGGCAAGACCCCGTTGCGCGTCGAGCGCCACGGGATCGACGCGGCGATCGAGGAGGTCTCCGAGCAGGTCGTCCCCGTCGTCACGACCAGCGCCGTGACGATGCGGGGCCTCGAGATCCTCGACGAACTGTTCGAGCGCCTCCCGAAGACCGCCGACGGCGCGGGCGAGTTCTCGATGTACGTCGACCGCACCTACTCGGTGACGGGCGTCGGGGCGGTCGCCTCGGGCACGGTCCGCTCGGGGGAGGTAGAGGCGGGCGACGAACTCCTGCTCGGCCCGATGGCGGACGGCGCGTTCGTCCCCGTCGAGGTGCGCTCCATCGAGATGCACTACCACCGCGTCGACGAGGCGAAGGCCGGGCGCATCGTCGGCATCGCGCTCAAGGGCGTCCGCGAGGCCGACATCGAGCGCGGGATGGTGCTCCTCCCCCGGGACAGCGACCCGCGGGCCGTCCGCGAGTTCGAGGCCGAGGTGATGGTGCTCAACCACCCGACGCGCATCGGCGACGGCTACGAGCCGGTCGTCCACGTCGAGACGGTGAGCGAGGCAGCCGTCTTCTCGCCGGAGGGCGGCCAGCTCCTCCCCGGCGACACCGGCACGGCGTGCGTCCGGTTCAAGTTCCGACCGTACCTCGTCGAGGAGGGCCAGCGCTTCGTCTTCCGCGAGGGGCAGAGCAAGGGCGTCGGGACGATCAGGCGCATCGTCGAGGAGGAGTGA
- a CDS encoding phosphoglycolate phosphatase: MQPLAVDIDGTLTDDDRALDPRVVEPLREWPAPVVVATGKALPYPVGLCEFLGIPIRVIAENGGAVYLADDDELEFHGDREAAQAVVERYEAAGHELGWGGVDFVNRWRETEVAVNVDQPLQPLRDIATSEGMHVFDTGYAYHVTAPDVDKSRGLRSVARRLGYDPADFAAVGDSENDAGMFELAGTSYAVANADEAARAAADGVTDGAFADGFLEAIDRIRGEW; this comes from the coding sequence ATGCAACCGCTGGCCGTCGACATCGACGGGACGCTGACCGACGACGACCGGGCGCTCGATCCGCGCGTCGTCGAACCGCTGCGCGAGTGGCCCGCGCCGGTCGTCGTCGCCACGGGCAAGGCCCTCCCCTACCCGGTCGGCCTCTGTGAGTTCCTCGGGATCCCGATCCGCGTCATCGCGGAGAACGGCGGCGCGGTCTACCTCGCGGACGACGACGAACTGGAGTTCCACGGCGACCGCGAGGCCGCGCAGGCGGTGGTCGAGCGGTACGAGGCGGCGGGTCACGAACTGGGCTGGGGGGGCGTCGACTTCGTCAACCGATGGCGGGAGACGGAGGTGGCGGTCAACGTGGACCAGCCCCTCCAGCCGCTGCGCGACATCGCCACGAGCGAGGGGATGCACGTCTTCGACACGGGCTACGCCTACCACGTCACCGCGCCCGACGTGGACAAGAGCCGCGGGTTGCGCTCTGTCGCCCGCCGCCTCGGGTACGACCCCGCGGACTTCGCCGCCGTCGGCGACTCGGAGAACGACGCCGGGATGTTCGAACTCGCGGGTACCTCCTACGCCGTCGCGAACGCGGACGAGGCGGCGAGGGCGGCCGCCGACGGCGTGACCGACGGGGCGTTCGCGGACGGGTTCCTCGAGGCGATCGATCGGATCCGCGGCGAGTGGTAG
- a CDS encoding MBL fold metallo-hydrolase — protein sequence MEPTPVPGDESVHTVDAMVLGIPGGTSLYVVDAEPPAVIDTGSAESPPRVLSALDALGVDPADVAHVVPTHVHLDHAGGAGALAEACPNATVHVHERGLPYLTDRDRLTRLCESVERAVGRPAPFGDPQLVPASRTNALSDGDRIDLGDRALDVYDAPGHAPHHVALFDPERGTLFAADAAGMCLWGSLLPTTPPPNFDLDANLDTVERLAALGPERILYGHFGPGEDAAAELAAYADLLPEWVETVEALAREREGVDEIVSALDRRWMSPTVERDVAGVLATR from the coding sequence ATGGAACCGACCCCCGTACCGGGCGACGAGAGCGTCCACACCGTCGACGCGATGGTGCTCGGGATCCCCGGCGGCACGTCGCTGTACGTCGTCGACGCCGAACCCCCGGCCGTGATCGACACCGGGAGCGCAGAGAGCCCGCCGCGCGTGCTCTCTGCGCTCGACGCGCTCGGCGTCGACCCGGCGGACGTGGCGCACGTCGTCCCGACGCACGTCCACCTCGACCACGCGGGCGGGGCGGGCGCGCTCGCCGAGGCCTGCCCGAACGCCACCGTCCACGTCCACGAGCGCGGCCTCCCCTATCTCACCGACCGGGACCGCCTGACCCGGCTGTGTGAGAGCGTCGAGCGCGCGGTCGGGCGGCCCGCCCCGTTCGGCGACCCGCAACTCGTCCCCGCGTCCCGGACGAACGCCCTCTCCGACGGCGATCGGATCGACCTCGGCGACCGCGCGCTCGACGTGTACGACGCGCCGGGCCACGCCCCCCACCACGTCGCGCTGTTCGACCCCGAGCGCGGGACGCTGTTCGCCGCCGACGCGGCGGGGATGTGCCTCTGGGGCTCGCTCCTCCCGACCACGCCGCCGCCGAACTTCGACCTCGACGCGAACCTGGACACCGTCGAGCGACTGGCCGCGCTCGGCCCCGAGCGGATCCTGTACGGCCACTTCGGGCCCGGCGAGGACGCGGCGGCCGAACTCGCGGCGTACGCCGACCTCCTGCCCGAATGGGTGGAGACGGTCGAGGCGCTCGCCCGGGAGCGCGAGGGCGTCGACGAAATCGTGTCGGCGCTGGATCGCCGGTGGATGAGCCCGACCGTCGAGCGAGACGTGGCGGGCGTCCTCGCTACTCGGTGA
- a CDS encoding J domain-containing protein: MNRPRLISALTLVFAGLTLFLVIVGLALEPLVLLLAVPFGVVAYFMWYQSSGRLVERIYAGVERRARVEERRDAGDGQPWDPREQWERRGDVGGPGGERRRARARTNGSDRTRGRTNPLRRNAGPTAREAYEILGLSPGADQRAIRRAYRKRVKTAHPDTPEGSEEEFKRVTAAYERLTE, from the coding sequence GTGAACCGTCCGCGGCTGATTTCGGCGCTCACGCTCGTCTTCGCGGGGCTGACGCTCTTTCTCGTGATCGTCGGTCTCGCCCTGGAGCCGCTGGTCCTGCTGCTCGCGGTCCCGTTCGGCGTCGTCGCCTACTTCATGTGGTACCAGTCGTCCGGTCGGCTCGTGGAGCGGATCTACGCGGGCGTCGAGCGGCGGGCGCGCGTCGAGGAGCGCCGGGACGCGGGCGACGGACAGCCGTGGGACCCCCGCGAGCAGTGGGAGCGGCGCGGCGACGTCGGTGGGCCGGGCGGGGAGCGGCGGCGGGCGCGAGCGCGGACGAACGGTTCGGATCGAACGCGAGGGCGGACGAACCCCCTCCGGCGGAACGCCGGGCCGACCGCGCGCGAGGCCTACGAGATCCTCGGGCTGTCCCCCGGGGCGGACCAGCGGGCGATCAGGCGCGCCTACCGGAAGCGGGTGAAGACGGCGCACCCCGACACCCCGGAGGGGAGCGAGGAGGAGTTCAAGCGGGTGACCGCGGCGTACGAGCGGCTCACCGAGTAG